The genomic stretch ATTAATACCATCTTCGGCGAGGTTCGGTTAATGCAAGGTAAAATAATAGGGCAAATGAATATGCTGGGCTTTTCTGCTAAAGAAGAAGCCACACTTACAGCTTTAACTTTAGACGTGGTAAAATCATCGGAAATAGAGGGTGAATTACTCAATTATGACCAGGTACGTTCCTCTATTGCAAGACGTTTGGGCATCAATACCGCAGGTCTTGTTCCGAGTAGCCGCCACATAGAAGGCGTGGTAGAAATGATGCTTGATGCCACACAACGTTATATACTACCACTTACCGAAAAAAGGTTATTTGGCTGGCATGCGGCACTTTTCCCCACAGGATATAGTGGACCTTATCCAATAGAAGTAGGCAAATACCGTACAGGTAAAATGCAAGTGGTTTCCGGTGCAATGGGAAAAGAAAAAGTACATTACGAAGCTGTTAAACCTGAATTAGTAAAAAAGGAAATGGACAAGTTTTTGGATTGGTTTAATAATGACAATAGTCTTGACCCTGTATTGAAAGCCGCCATAGCACATTTTTGGTTTATTATCATTCATCCCTTTGATGACGGGAACGGCAGAATTGGAAGAGCGATAACCGATATGTTGCTTGCCCGTGCCGAAGGCAGCGGAGAAAGATTTTATAGTATGTCAAGCCAAATACTGGCTGAGCGTAAACGCTATTACGAAATTCTGCAAAAAGAGCAACACAGTCCCGGCGATATTACCGAATGGCTCGACTGGTTTTTACATTGCCTCAAAAACGCAATGGTTGCGACAGAAAATACCACACAAAGAATATTAGGTAAAGCAGAGTTCTGGAAATTGAATGAACATACGCCTGTCAATGAGCGCCAGCGTTTAATGATTAATAAACTCTTAGACGGATTTGAAGGTAAGCTACAAACTTCGAAATGGGCAAAAATCACAAAGACCTCAACCGACACCGCTCTCCGGGATATTAAAGACTTAATCGAAAAAGGAATCTTACAACAAACAGCCGAAGGCGGACGAAATGCCAACTACGAATTAGTAGATTTTAAATTTGATTAACAGGTGTGGAATGATAAATAATCATTCCTTTAAACTTCATAAAATGTATGATATTTCATGCATTTTTGCTACTTTTGTCCAAAATAACGGACATTTTATGTCAAACAAGAAACAAGTTGTTCTTCCTAAATATAGTATTTTACTTAAGCAAATGGGCGAAAACATAAAGCTGGCACGCAGGCGGCGTAAGCTTACCGCTGTACAAATAGCAGAACGAGCAGGCATTGCCCGTTCTACGTTAAATCTCGTAGAAAAGGGAGAGCCAAGTGTGGCTATGGGCGCTTACTTCAATGTTTTGCGCGTATTGGGCTTGCAGAACGATATCGTTAAACTCGCCGGAGATGATGATTTCGGAAGAAAGCTGCAAGACCTCGAATTATTAAAATAATCACATGGCAACAGGTAAAACCAGCATATATGTATTTGCACACTGGAAAGGAATGCCCGAGCCTAAACTAATAGGCACTTTAAGCGCACAAGCAGCTAAAGGAAAAAAGGCGTTCAGCTTTGAGTATGATAAAAGCTGGATTAAATCAGAACAGCAAAGATTGTTAGACCCCGATATTCAGTTTTTTTCAGGAATGCAATACCCTAATAATAAAGAGAATTTCGGAATATTTCTGGACAGTATGCCGGATACATGGGGACGGACTTTAATGAAACGCAAAGCGGCTCAGGCAGCAAAGGAAAACAATGAAAAGCCGCCTGTTTTATATGACATCGATTTTTTATTAGGTGTGTATGACGAAACGCGCATGGGTGCTTTACGTTTCAAAACAGCTATGGAAGGCGTATTTTTAGACGATAACGCCAATAACGCTGTTCCACCGATTTCTTCCGTCAGAGAGCTGCAATATGCTGCAGAACAATTTGAAGCAGATAAGAGCAATGAGGAGATAAGGCAATGGCTTAATATTCTGATTGCACCCGGTTCATCGCTTGGCGGCGCTCGCCCGAAAGCCAATGTAAAAGACGAAAAGAAGCAATTATGGATTGCCAAGTTCCCTTCAAAAAATGATACGGTGGATAAAGCTGCATGGGAGTTTCTGGCTTATGAATTAGCGCGCAAAGCCGGCATAAATATGTCTTTGTGCAGGATAGAAAAAATAAAAGGAAGACATCATACTTTTTTTACAAAACGATTTGACAGAGATAAAGAAACAAGAATACATTTTGCTTCTGCAATGACCATGACAGGAAATAATGAAGATACCATTCGTGACAATCCCACAAGCTATTTAGATATTGCAGATTTTATACAAACACATGGAGTAAACGTGAATGAAAATCTGCACCAACTTTGGAGAAGAATTGTTTTTAATATTGCCATTTCCAATACGGACGACCATTTGCGCAATCATGGTTTTATACTGACTGAAACAGGATGGATATTATCACCTGCTTATGACTTAAACCCATCAACGGATAAACATGGTTTGGCTTTGAATATTGATACGGACAACAATGCACTGGATTTTGATTTGGCAAAAAGTGTTGGCGCATTTTTCAGACTATCAGATATTCAGATGGATACAATTATCAAAGAAGTAACCAGCTCCGTAAAAAACTGGAGAATATTGGCAGATAAAATAGGCATATCAAAAAGAGAACAGGAATTAATGCAACCTGCATTCAATGTCTAAAGAATTGCATACATTTTCGTAAGACAACCACACCTAATCCTGGACAATCTGTTGGAGATAAAAAATTCAACTCTAAAATTAAAATCCAAAATTCACGTGTAATCCGGACAATGATAAGTGAATGGCCAGATTATTTAATCGCACCCATTAATTATGTAAAATAATTAACTAATAATCGGAATTATTCCGATTATTGTTCAAAAATATTGCAAATGAATTTCAGGGATATGATTTAAGATTATGCAGAAGAGCCTCATAGGAAGATTTAGCTATATACATACGACTTTTCCTTATTATTCTTTTGGCATTCAAAGCATACAGCTTACGCCAAGACAGGTAGCGCTGATTGCATCGCCGGAAAAAGCGTTATGTGATAAGATAATCATGACTTCGGGCATTTTTCTAAGAAGCATAAGACAGGCAAAGGAATTTTTAATAGATGATTTACGGTTGGACGAAGCCAAATTGCAAGAGCTCAATCAGAACGAAATCATTACATGGCTTGATGATGCACCTAAAAAAAGTAGTTTGG from Arachidicoccus sp. BS20 encodes the following:
- a CDS encoding helix-turn-helix domain-containing protein; protein product: MSNKKQVVLPKYSILLKQMGENIKLARRRRKLTAVQIAERAGIARSTLNLVEKGEPSVAMGAYFNVLRVLGLQNDIVKLAGDDDFGRKLQDLELLK
- a CDS encoding Fic family protein; the encoded protein is MAKYIYEYKNWTNFSWKDKAINTIFGEVRLMQGKIIGQMNMLGFSAKEEATLTALTLDVVKSSEIEGELLNYDQVRSSIARRLGINTAGLVPSSRHIEGVVEMMLDATQRYILPLTEKRLFGWHAALFPTGYSGPYPIEVGKYRTGKMQVVSGAMGKEKVHYEAVKPELVKKEMDKFLDWFNNDNSLDPVLKAAIAHFWFIIIHPFDDGNGRIGRAITDMLLARAEGSGERFYSMSSQILAERKRYYEILQKEQHSPGDITEWLDWFLHCLKNAMVATENTTQRILGKAEFWKLNEHTPVNERQRLMINKLLDGFEGKLQTSKWAKITKTSTDTALRDIKDLIEKGILQQTAEGGRNANYELVDFKFD
- a CDS encoding type II toxin-antitoxin system HipA family toxin; the encoded protein is MATGKTSIYVFAHWKGMPEPKLIGTLSAQAAKGKKAFSFEYDKSWIKSEQQRLLDPDIQFFSGMQYPNNKENFGIFLDSMPDTWGRTLMKRKAAQAAKENNEKPPVLYDIDFLLGVYDETRMGALRFKTAMEGVFLDDNANNAVPPISSVRELQYAAEQFEADKSNEEIRQWLNILIAPGSSLGGARPKANVKDEKKQLWIAKFPSKNDTVDKAAWEFLAYELARKAGINMSLCRIEKIKGRHHTFFTKRFDRDKETRIHFASAMTMTGNNEDTIRDNPTSYLDIADFIQTHGVNVNENLHQLWRRIVFNIAISNTDDHLRNHGFILTETGWILSPAYDLNPSTDKHGLALNIDTDNNALDFDLAKSVGAFFRLSDIQMDTIIKEVTSSVKNWRILADKIGISKREQELMQPAFNV